A portion of the Tachysurus vachellii isolate PV-2020 chromosome 14, HZAU_Pvac_v1, whole genome shotgun sequence genome contains these proteins:
- the itfg2 gene encoding KICSTOR complex protein ITFG2 yields the protein MRSLSFVQRVCLDFTGSLFPHAICLGDADNDSLNELVVGDTSGKLYIYKNDDSKPWITRTCVGMLTCVGVGDLCNKGKNLVVAVGAEGWFHLFDITSAAAKAESSSQPECLFGDDQKPCFTQHIPANTKVMLISDIDGDGRSELVVGYTDRVVRAFRWEEPSDATDLTSGQLILLKKWLLEGQVDSLSVNPAPDGRPELMVSQPGCGYAILLCSWTQDGSATTGESRMAASAGEGPSRDVVLHLTTGRIHNKNVSTHLIGSISRGSKDDDSKGGLFALCTLDGTLKLMDSSEQLLWSVQVDHQLFALQKLDVTGDGREEVVACAWDGQTYIIDHNRMVVRFQFDENVNAFCAGLYACKQGKNIPCLVYVSFCQKIYVYWRVELECMEPTSLRRVLEQRPEYTDLLSKLGVDTSDAEAVRKLIGGVLYGDSV from the exons ATGCGTTCCCTGAGTTTTGTTCAGCGTGTGTGTTTGGACTTCACAGGTTCTCTGTTTCCTCATGCCATCTGCCTCGGAGACGCCGATAATGACTCT TTAAATGAACTTGTGGTCGGTGACACGAGTGGGAAGTTATACATCTATAAGAATGATGACTCCAAGCCCTGGATCACTAGAACATGTGTAGGAATG CTTACATGTGTGGGAGTAGGAGACCTCTGTAACAAAGGCAAG aacCTTGTGGTGGCTGTAGGTGCAGAAGGCTGGTTCCACCTGTTTGATATCACCTCCGCTGCAGCCAAAGCCGAATCCTCCAGCCAGCCCGAGTGTTTGTTCGGGGATGACCAGAAGCCGTGTTTTACACAGCACATCCCAGCTAACACGAAAGTCATGCTCATCAGCGACATCG acggTGATGGACGCAGCGAGCTGGTTGTGGGCTACACCGACCGCGTAGTGCGAGCTTTCCGCTGGGAGGAGCCGTCTGATGCCACAGACCTGACATCTGGTCAGCTAATTCTGCTGAAGAAGTGGCTTTTGGAGGGACAG GTGGACAGTTTATCAGTAAACCCAGCTCCAGATGGCAGGCCTGAGCTCATGGTCTCTCAGCCAGGCTGTGGTTACGCCATCCTGCTCTGTTCCTGGACACAAGATGGCAGTGCAACGACAGGAGAGAGCCGCATGGCAGCATCTGCAGG AGAAGGGCCCTCTAGAGACGTGGTTCTTCATCTGACCACCGGTCGCATTCATAACAAGAACGTGTCGACCCATTTGATAGGCAGCATCAGTAGGG gaTCGAAGGATGATGACTCAAAAGGAGGCTTATTTGCTCTCTGTACTTTAGATG GGACCCTGAAGCTCATGGacagctctgagcagctcctgtGGTCAGTGCAGGTGGATCACCAGCTCTTCGCACTGCAGAAACTGGACGTTACA GGTGACGGCAGAGAGGAGGTGGTGGCGTGTGCCTGGGACGGCCAGACCTACATCATCGACCATAATCGCATGGTCGTCCGATTCCAGTTCGATGAGAACGTGAATGCTTTCTGTGCCG GACTGTACGCGTGCAAGCAGGGTAAGAACATCCCCTGTCTGGTGTATGTGAGCTTCTGTCAGAAGATCTATGTGTACTGGAGAGTCGAGTTGGAGTGCATGGAACCCACCAGCCTCAGGAGAGTGTTGGAGCAGAGACCAGAATACACAGATCTGCTGAGCAAGCTGGGAGTGG ACACAAGTGACGCAGAAGCCGTTCGGAAGCTAATCGGGGGCGTACTTTATGGAGATTCGGTATGA